In one window of Oncorhynchus kisutch isolate 150728-3 linkage group LG16, Okis_V2, whole genome shotgun sequence DNA:
- the anapc10 gene encoding anaphase-promoting complex subunit 10 isoform X1, protein MATPSKTPPGSDPKQLERTGTVREIGSQAVWSLSSCKPGFGVDQLRDDNLETYWQSDGSQPHLVNIQFRRKTTVKMLCMYADYKSDESYTPSKISVRVGNNFHNLQEIRQLEMVEPSGWIHIPLLDTVNNPIRTFMIQIAVLANHQNGRDTHMRQIKVYTPVEESSIGKFPRCTTVDFMMYRTIR, encoded by the exons atggcGACCCCCAGTAAGACCCCGCCAGGTTCTGACCCCAAGCAGCTGGAGAGGACCGGGACGGTCCGGGAGATCGGCTCTCAGGCGGTGTGGTCTCTGTCTTCCTGTAAACCAG GTTTTGGTGTGGACCAGCTGAGAGATGATAACTTGGAGACATACTGGCAGTCTGATGGATCCCAGCCACACCTAGTCAACATCCAGTTTAG gagAAAGACCACAGTGAAGATGTTGTGTATGTATGCAGACTACAAGTCAGACGAGAGCTACACCCCCAGTAAGATCTCTGTCAGAGTAGGAAACAACTTCCACAACCTGCAGGAGATCAGA CAGTTAGAGATGGTAGAGCCTAGCGGTTGGATCCACATCCCTCTTCTGGACACAGTCAACAACCCCATCAG GACGTTCATGATCCAGATAGCTGTGTTAGCCAACCACCAGAACGGCAGAGACACGCACATGAGACAGATCAAAGTGTATACCCCCGTGGAGGAGAGCTCCATCGGCAAGTTCCCAAGATGCACCACGGTCGACTTCATGATGTACCGCACTATCAGATGA
- the anapc10 gene encoding anaphase-promoting complex subunit 10 isoform X2, translating into MATPSKTPPGSDPKQLERTGTVREIGSQAVWSLSSCKPGFGVDQLRDDNLETYWQSDGSQPHLVNIQFRRKTTVKMLCMYADYKSDESYTPSKISVRVGNNFHNLQEIRTTPGT; encoded by the exons atggcGACCCCCAGTAAGACCCCGCCAGGTTCTGACCCCAAGCAGCTGGAGAGGACCGGGACGGTCCGGGAGATCGGCTCTCAGGCGGTGTGGTCTCTGTCTTCCTGTAAACCAG GTTTTGGTGTGGACCAGCTGAGAGATGATAACTTGGAGACATACTGGCAGTCTGATGGATCCCAGCCACACCTAGTCAACATCCAGTTTAG gagAAAGACCACAGTGAAGATGTTGTGTATGTATGCAGACTACAAGTCAGACGAGAGCTACACCCCCAGTAAGATCTCTGTCAGAGTAGGAAACAACTTCCACAACCTGCAGGAGATCAGA ACAACGCCGGGAACATAG